Proteins from one Stenotrophomonas aracearum genomic window:
- a CDS encoding type IV pilus assembly protein FimV — translation MKKRASGATRPLKVVSTLLLALASSSAMALGLGDIRVLSKPGQPLLAEIPVISADPSELENLRVALASPVTFARVGLDRPTGLVSELQFELSRDANGRAVVRVSSQAPVTTPSLNFLIEADWGQGRLVREYSALVDAPDSALAVAEPEIVAPAGAMSNAIAREAEAMQAPVPAVAAEAPAPRAAPAPARPAAPPRQAAASAAATVSADGSITVQRGQTLSQIAGSVAREQGISRDQAMIALLRANPEAFIRGNLNLLKQGAVLRNPGADAQIDAAQAAAMVREHAAQWRQARSSIPQPASSGVAAAPPATAAPASGTGAPAAGGRLEIAPAVAATDNNAGTTTGTAAGSEGDMLGNEQLRQAKEDVATRDAEIQELRNRVAELEKLKQQQASLIAMKDTDLAAAQQRLAETPAAREGGSGGWAWLGLPVLLLAVAGWALSRRRKPSPLPPLRRDGLDAASLAAAVPAADYVDELAAQREVEADEPDLRDAPDYVLAAEDSRDQDYGRREPAFVLEPQPEPVQLAQETVEAPASPGEMSPADDWVPAYAREAAAKPSFRGVFEIPEWNPPQAAEAEADALPPAAEPMVAPLGAPGHDRLELAIAYLDLGDADTARTLLLEVAQAGDFHSQQQARELLARLG, via the coding sequence ATGAAGAAACGAGCTTCGGGCGCAACGCGCCCGCTCAAGGTGGTATCGACCCTGCTGCTGGCCCTGGCCAGCAGCTCGGCCATGGCCCTCGGGCTGGGCGACATCCGGGTCCTGTCCAAGCCTGGCCAGCCGCTGCTGGCTGAAATCCCGGTCATTTCCGCCGACCCCTCCGAACTGGAAAACCTGCGCGTGGCGCTGGCTTCGCCGGTGACCTTCGCCCGGGTCGGGCTGGACCGTCCGACCGGACTGGTCAGCGAACTGCAGTTCGAACTCTCCCGCGATGCCAACGGTCGCGCCGTGGTGCGGGTCAGCTCGCAGGCGCCGGTGACCACGCCGTCGCTGAACTTCCTGATCGAAGCCGATTGGGGCCAGGGCCGCCTGGTCCGCGAGTATTCGGCGCTGGTCGATGCACCCGACAGCGCGCTGGCCGTGGCCGAACCGGAGATCGTGGCGCCGGCCGGTGCCATGTCCAATGCCATCGCCCGTGAAGCCGAGGCCATGCAGGCGCCGGTCCCGGCGGTCGCCGCCGAAGCCCCGGCGCCGCGTGCTGCCCCCGCACCCGCACGCCCGGCTGCACCGCCGCGCCAGGCCGCCGCATCGGCGGCCGCCACCGTATCCGCCGACGGCAGCATCACCGTGCAGCGCGGCCAGACCCTGTCGCAGATTGCCGGCAGCGTCGCCCGCGAGCAGGGCATCAGCCGCGACCAGGCGATGATCGCGCTGCTGCGCGCCAATCCCGAAGCCTTCATCCGCGGCAACCTCAACCTGCTCAAGCAGGGGGCGGTGCTGCGCAACCCGGGCGCCGACGCCCAGATCGATGCCGCCCAGGCCGCGGCGATGGTGCGCGAGCACGCCGCGCAGTGGCGCCAGGCGCGCTCGTCCATTCCGCAACCGGCCAGCAGCGGTGTGGCCGCTGCACCGCCGGCCACGGCCGCCCCGGCCTCGGGTACCGGCGCTCCGGCCGCAGGCGGACGCCTGGAGATCGCCCCGGCGGTCGCCGCCACCGACAACAACGCAGGTACAACCACCGGCACCGCCGCCGGCAGTGAGGGTGACATGCTGGGCAACGAACAACTGCGCCAGGCCAAGGAAGACGTGGCCACCCGCGATGCCGAGATCCAGGAGCTGCGCAACCGCGTGGCCGAACTGGAAAAGCTCAAACAGCAGCAGGCCTCGCTGATCGCGATGAAGGACACCGACCTGGCCGCCGCGCAGCAGCGCCTGGCCGAAACCCCGGCCGCGCGCGAAGGCGGTAGTGGCGGCTGGGCCTGGCTCGGCCTGCCGGTGCTGCTCCTGGCGGTGGCCGGCTGGGCACTCTCGCGCCGCCGCAAGCCCTCGCCGCTTCCGCCGCTGCGCCGCGACGGCCTGGATGCCGCCAGCCTGGCGGCTGCGGTCCCGGCAGCCGACTACGTGGACGAACTGGCCGCGCAGCGCGAGGTCGAGGCCGACGAACCCGACCTGCGCGATGCGCCGGATTATGTGCTGGCCGCCGAGGACAGCCGTGACCAGGATTACGGGCGTCGTGAACCGGCATTCGTTCTTGAGCCGCAGCCGGAACCGGTCCAGTTGGCGCAGGAAACAGTGGAAGCACCCGCATCGCCTGGCGAGATGTCACCGGCCGACGATTGGGTGCCGGCCTACGCGCGCGAAGCGGCAGCGAAGCCGTCCTTCCGTGGCGTGTTCGAGATTCCGGAATGGAATCCCCCGCAGGCTGCCGAGGCCGAGGCCGATGCGCTGCCGCCCGCCGCGGAGCCGATGGTCGCACCGCTGGGCGCCCCGGGCCACGACCGCCTCGAACTGGCCATCGCCTACCTCGACCTGGGCGATGCCGACACCGCGCGCACCCTGCTGCTGGAAGTCGCCCAGGCAGGCGACTTCCACAGCCAGCAACAGGCCCGTGAACTGCTGGCCCGGCTCGGCTGA
- a CDS encoding aspartate-semialdehyde dehydrogenase, producing the protein MNNPDRRFHVAVVGATGAVGETMLSILAERNFPIATLSLLASSRSAGGEIEFEGQKIKVQDLATFDPSGVDIALFSAGGSVSKEFGPKFAAAGAVVIDNSSAFRYDEDVPLVVSEVNPEALKNRPRGIVANPNCSTMQMLVALAPLHRQYGIQRINVATYQSVSGGGRSALEELGKQTGQLLSFQDIDPQRFPVQIAFNLIPHIDDFQDNGFTKEEMKLVWETRKILGDDSILVNPTAVRVPVFYGHSEAVSIETRDKVTPDAARELLSRSPGVEVVDKHEAGGYPTPVTHASGTDAVYVGRIREDLSHPRGLNLWIVSDNIRKGAALNAVQLAELVAAEG; encoded by the coding sequence ATGAACAACCCTGATCGTCGCTTCCACGTCGCTGTCGTCGGTGCCACCGGCGCCGTTGGCGAAACCATGCTGTCCATCCTGGCCGAGCGCAACTTCCCGATCGCCACCCTGAGCCTGCTCGCCTCGTCGCGTTCGGCCGGTGGCGAAATCGAATTCGAAGGCCAGAAGATCAAGGTCCAGGACCTGGCCACGTTCGATCCGAGCGGCGTGGACATCGCGCTGTTCTCCGCCGGCGGGAGTGTGTCCAAGGAATTCGGCCCGAAGTTCGCCGCCGCTGGCGCGGTGGTGATCGACAACTCCTCGGCGTTCCGCTACGACGAAGACGTGCCGCTGGTGGTGTCCGAAGTGAACCCCGAGGCGCTGAAGAACCGTCCGCGCGGGATCGTTGCCAACCCGAACTGCTCGACCATGCAGATGCTGGTCGCGCTGGCACCGCTGCACCGCCAGTACGGCATCCAGCGCATCAACGTGGCCACCTACCAGTCGGTCTCCGGCGGCGGTCGTTCGGCGCTGGAGGAACTGGGCAAGCAGACCGGCCAGCTGCTCAGCTTCCAGGACATCGACCCGCAGCGCTTCCCGGTGCAGATCGCCTTCAACCTGATCCCGCACATCGACGACTTCCAGGACAACGGCTTCACCAAGGAAGAAATGAAGCTGGTCTGGGAGACCCGCAAGATCCTCGGCGACGACAGCATCCTGGTGAACCCCACTGCGGTGCGCGTGCCGGTGTTCTATGGCCACTCCGAAGCGGTCAGCATCGAAACCCGCGACAAGGTGACCCCGGACGCGGCGCGTGAACTGCTGTCGCGTTCGCCCGGCGTGGAAGTGGTGGACAAGCATGAAGCCGGCGGTTACCCGACCCCGGTGACGCATGCCTCGGGCACCGACGCGGTGTATGTCGGCCGCATCCGTGAGGATCTGTCGCACCCGCGTGGCCTGAACCTGTGGATCGTGTCGGACAACATCCGCAAGGGTGCAGCGTTGAACGCGGTACAGCTGGCGGAGCTGGTGGCTGCCGAAGGGTGA
- a CDS encoding 2-hydroxyacid dehydrogenase, with translation MAETRPKVWVSQPLFDDVIEQLGQHFDLTTTDAVTRYTPESLAAQLAGVDGALITLNERVGAAEVAQAPQLRAIANVGVGYNNLDLDALSAAGILASNTPDVLTETTADLGFALLMATARRITESERWLREGQWGQWSFQTMLGADIHGSTLGILGMGRIGQGIARRGALGFGMRVLYHNRSRLPEATEAEVGAQYVDLDTLLAQADHLVLVLPYSASSHHIIDAAALAKMKPTATLVNIARGGIVDELALADALAHGRLAAAGLDVFEGEPTVRPELLALRNIVLTPHIGSASQATRRAMVQLAVDNLTAALGQGPHAGRPPSALNADAVAAVKAGGATVGGKKIDAKR, from the coding sequence ATGGCTGAAACGCGGCCGAAGGTCTGGGTGAGCCAGCCGCTGTTCGATGACGTCATCGAACAGCTCGGGCAGCATTTCGATCTCACCACGACCGACGCCGTGACCCGCTACACCCCGGAATCCCTGGCCGCGCAGCTGGCCGGGGTCGACGGCGCACTGATCACCCTCAATGAGCGCGTGGGTGCGGCGGAAGTGGCGCAGGCGCCGCAGCTGCGCGCCATCGCGAACGTGGGGGTGGGCTACAACAACCTGGACCTGGACGCGCTCAGCGCGGCCGGCATCCTGGCCAGCAACACGCCCGACGTCCTCACCGAAACCACCGCCGACCTCGGCTTCGCGCTGCTGATGGCGACCGCGCGTCGCATCACCGAATCCGAGCGCTGGCTGCGCGAGGGCCAGTGGGGGCAATGGTCGTTCCAGACCATGCTCGGCGCGGACATCCACGGCAGCACGCTGGGCATCCTCGGCATGGGCCGGATCGGGCAGGGCATTGCCCGCCGCGGCGCGCTGGGCTTCGGCATGCGCGTGCTGTACCACAACCGTTCGCGCCTGCCCGAGGCCACCGAAGCGGAGGTGGGCGCGCAGTACGTGGACCTGGACACGCTGCTCGCGCAGGCCGACCACCTCGTGCTCGTGCTGCCGTACAGCGCGTCTTCGCACCACATCATCGACGCGGCCGCGCTGGCGAAGATGAAGCCCACCGCCACCCTGGTGAACATCGCCCGTGGCGGCATCGTCGACGAACTGGCCCTGGCCGACGCGCTGGCGCACGGCCGCCTGGCTGCGGCGGGGCTGGACGTGTTCGAAGGCGAACCCACCGTGCGCCCGGAACTGCTGGCGCTGCGCAACATCGTGCTGACCCCGCATATCGGCAGTGCCAGCCAGGCCACGCGCCGGGCGATGGTGCAGCTGGCAGTGGACAACCTGACCGCCGCGCTGGGCCAGGGGCCGCATGCCGGCCGCCCGCCGAGCGCGCTCAACGCCGACGCCGTCGCTGCCGTGAAAGCCGGCGGTGCCACCGTGGGCGGCAAAAAAATCGACGCAAAACGATAG
- the truA gene encoding tRNA pseudouridine(38-40) synthase TruA — MRYALGVEYDGSEYKGWQQLGESGCPSVQASLQDALSSIANAPIQVVCAGRTDAGVHGECQVVHFDTDVVRDPRSWTLGTTTRAPRSIAVRWCVPVADDFHARFSARARRYRYRLLNRAIRPALYRQSLSWERRPLDAALMHAAGQALLGENDFSAFRSVQCEALHARRELQAISVTRQGEIIEVCVQANAFLHHMVRNIVGSLILIGSGEKPVSWMAELLAGQDRTVAGPTAPPQGLVFVGPLYPDNWHLPAEVTL, encoded by the coding sequence ATGCGTTACGCACTAGGGGTTGAATACGACGGCAGCGAGTACAAGGGCTGGCAGCAGCTGGGTGAAAGCGGCTGTCCCAGCGTGCAGGCCAGCCTGCAGGACGCGCTGTCGTCGATTGCCAATGCGCCGATCCAGGTGGTCTGCGCCGGCCGCACCGACGCCGGCGTGCACGGCGAATGCCAGGTGGTCCACTTCGACACCGACGTGGTCCGCGACCCGCGCAGCTGGACCCTGGGTACCACCACCCGGGCGCCACGCTCGATCGCCGTGCGCTGGTGCGTGCCGGTGGCCGACGATTTCCATGCGCGGTTTTCCGCGCGTGCACGGCGTTACCGCTACCGCCTGCTCAACCGGGCGATCCGCCCGGCGCTGTACCGGCAGAGCCTGAGCTGGGAGCGCCGCCCGCTGGACGCGGCGTTGATGCACGCCGCCGGGCAGGCCCTGCTGGGCGAAAACGACTTCAGCGCATTCCGCAGCGTCCAGTGCGAGGCCCTGCATGCCCGCCGCGAGCTGCAGGCGATCAGCGTGACCCGCCAGGGCGAGATCATCGAGGTCTGCGTTCAGGCCAATGCATTCCTTCATCACATGGTGCGCAATATCGTCGGTTCATTGATCCTGATCGGCAGTGGGGAAAAGCCGGTGTCGTGGATGGCCGAACTGCTGGCTGGCCAGGACCGCACCGTGGCAGGGCCCACCGCACCGCCGCAGGGATTGGTATTCGTTGGCCCGTTGTATCCCGACAACTGGCACCTTCCTGCCGAGGTCACCCTATGA
- the aroC gene encoding chorismate synthase, giving the protein MSSNTFGKLLSVTTFGESHGPAIGCVIDGCPPGLEIGADEFAHDLQRRATGKSRHTSARREADEVEILSGVYEGRTTGTPIALLIRNTDQRSKDYSNIAQQFRPGHADYSYWQKYGIRDPRGGGRSSARETTMRVAAGVIAKKWLLQRYGVTVRGYLSQLGEITPTGHDWSAVEDNPFFWPVAEQVPALETYMDALRKSGDSVGARVNVVADGVPPGWGEPIYGKLDGELAAALMSINAVKGVEIGDGFASAAQKGTEHRDLITPEGFASNHAGGILGGISTGQQVTASIVLKPTSSLRLPGATVDASGAAVEVITTGRHDPCVGIRATPIAEAMMALVLMDQALRHRAQCGDVGEITPRIPGSIDG; this is encoded by the coding sequence GTGAGTTCCAACACCTTCGGCAAGCTGCTTTCGGTCACCACCTTCGGCGAATCGCACGGTCCGGCGATCGGCTGCGTGATCGACGGCTGCCCGCCGGGGCTGGAGATCGGTGCCGACGAGTTCGCCCACGACCTGCAGCGTCGCGCCACCGGCAAGAGCCGGCACACCTCGGCGCGCCGCGAGGCCGACGAGGTCGAGATCCTCTCGGGAGTGTACGAAGGCCGCACCACCGGTACCCCCATCGCGCTGCTGATCCGCAACACCGACCAGCGCAGCAAGGACTACAGCAACATCGCCCAGCAGTTCCGCCCGGGCCATGCCGACTACAGCTACTGGCAGAAGTACGGCATCCGCGACCCGCGCGGTGGCGGCCGCTCGTCCGCGCGTGAAACGACCATGCGCGTGGCCGCCGGCGTGATCGCCAAGAAGTGGCTGCTGCAGCGCTACGGGGTGACCGTGCGCGGCTACCTCTCGCAGCTGGGCGAGATCACCCCGACCGGGCACGACTGGTCGGCGGTGGAAGACAACCCGTTCTTCTGGCCGGTGGCCGAGCAGGTGCCTGCGCTGGAAACCTACATGGACGCGCTGCGCAAGTCCGGCGACTCGGTCGGCGCGCGGGTCAACGTGGTCGCCGACGGCGTGCCGCCGGGGTGGGGCGAGCCGATCTACGGCAAGCTCGACGGCGAACTGGCCGCGGCGTTGATGAGCATCAATGCGGTCAAGGGCGTGGAGATCGGCGACGGCTTCGCCAGCGCCGCGCAGAAGGGCACCGAACACCGCGACCTGATCACGCCGGAAGGCTTCGCCAGCAACCATGCCGGCGGCATCCTCGGCGGCATTTCCACCGGCCAGCAGGTCACCGCCTCGATCGTGCTCAAGCCGACCTCCAGCCTGCGCCTGCCCGGCGCGACGGTGGACGCCAGCGGCGCGGCCGTGGAGGTCATCACCACCGGTCGCCACGATCCCTGCGTGGGCATCCGTGCCACCCCCATTGCCGAGGCGATGATGGCGCTGGTGCTGATGGACCAGGCGCTGCGCCACCGCGCCCAGTGCGGCGACGTGGGCGAAATCACCCCGCGCATTCCGGGGTCCATCGATGGCTGA